The Bacillus sp. SM2101 genome window below encodes:
- a CDS encoding DNA alkylation repair protein — protein sequence MPSYSCPSCQARSRFNMIDQVVTPVKINLENGEVEELNNLEPFHLQYNGPARKLQCASCGLIEDEQRFIKMAEHFQNEHSHSPPTNS from the coding sequence ATGCCAAGCTATAGCTGTCCATCATGTCAAGCTAGAAGCCGTTTCAATATGATAGATCAAGTTGTTACGCCTGTTAAAATTAACTTAGAGAATGGAGAAGTAGAAGAGCTGAACAACCTCGAGCCGTTTCATCTGCAATATAACGGGCCAGCAAGAAAGCTCCAATGCGCAAGCTGTGGATTAATCGAAGACGAGCAGCGATTCATAAAAATGGCAGAACATTTTCAAAATGAGCATAGCCATTCTCCTCCAACAAATTCTTAA
- a CDS encoding alpha/beta-type small acid-soluble spore protein, with protein MSRSRRKLLVPEAREAVTHFKHKVMEQQGYRTLTNDANSLKYEIAKDKNIPLSHDYNGHITSTDAGKIGGQIGGTMVKELVKMGKKLYVNNKQ; from the coding sequence ATGTCACGTTCCCGGAGAAAGCTCCTCGTTCCTGAAGCTAGGGAGGCCGTTACACATTTTAAACATAAAGTAATGGAACAGCAAGGTTATCGAACATTAACAAATGATGCTAACAGTCTTAAATATGAAATAGCAAAAGACAAAAATATACCCCTATCTCATGATTACAATGGTCACATAACATCTACTGATGCAGGTAAAATTGGTGGTCAAATAGGTGGGACGATGGTAAAAGAACTGGTTAAGATGGGAAAAAAACTATACGTCAATAACAAACAATAG
- a CDS encoding CoA transferase subunit A, with amino-acid sequence MSRIENSFKKIITAYDAVKQITDNSTLMFGGFGGVGSPPTLIDEILSKRPKNLTLIGNDAGFPEIGIGKIVCEGLASKLIASHIGSNPVAGKLMSDDNLTVEFSPQGTLVERIRAGGVGLGGILVDIGIDNETVNHEKERITVDGKEYLLESPLIADVAIIYAKKSDPFGNLIYHKTAQNTNPLVAMAGNYTIAEVEEIVPLGHIHPEEIVTPGIFVNSIVQSKGVNWSWVWE; translated from the coding sequence ATGTCTCGTATCGAAAACTCATTTAAAAAAATAATTACCGCATATGATGCTGTAAAACAAATAACAGATAATAGCACGCTAATGTTCGGTGGTTTCGGAGGAGTTGGTAGTCCCCCAACGTTAATTGATGAAATTTTATCGAAAAGACCAAAAAATTTGACCTTAATTGGTAATGATGCTGGATTTCCGGAAATAGGTATTGGGAAAATTGTGTGTGAAGGATTAGCTAGTAAACTAATTGCATCACATATAGGATCAAATCCAGTTGCAGGAAAGTTAATGTCAGACGATAACTTAACAGTTGAGTTTTCACCACAAGGAACTTTAGTTGAAAGAATCAGAGCTGGTGGAGTTGGTCTTGGAGGGATATTAGTAGATATAGGTATAGATAATGAAACTGTTAACCATGAAAAAGAAAGAATAACAGTTGATGGAAAAGAATATTTACTAGAATCGCCATTAATTGCAGATGTGGCTATTATATATGCTAAAAAAAGTGACCCGTTCGGGAATCTAATTTACCACAAAACGGCTCAAAATACCAACCCTCTCGTCGCAATGGCAGGAAATTATACGATTGCCGAAGTTGAAGAAATTGTACCGTTAGGTCATATTCACCCTGAAGAAATTGTGACACCTGGGATTTTCGTCAATAGCATTGTTCAAAGTAAAGGAGTGAATTGGTCATGGGTATGGGAATAG
- a CDS encoding aspartate aminotransferase family protein: MEETHLIKPVLDKEYPIISHGKGIYLYDTKGKKYLDGSSGAITASIGHGVQEIIDVMADQAKKVSFVYRSQFTNEPAEQLAKKMSELTSSDFHWSFFVNSGSEATETAMKIAIQYWQERNMKGKNKILSRWMSYHGITIGALSMSGHLKRRARFISLLDDLPIIPPPYCYRCPYHSTYPSCELMCATELERVIKRIGAENIAAFIAEPIIGAAAGALIPPSNYYQTIKDICERNNILFIADEVMTGLGRTGKMFAINHWNVEPDIITLGKGLSGGYTPIASTLVSDHVMQPFIKGSKTIMSGHTFSANPQSAAVALAVINYVEKHNLVVSAEKKGYSLMEKLDKLRQNNPIIGDVRGKGLLIGVEFVSDIFSKLPFKEEVNVTDIVVHKAQERGLLVYPANAGTEGVGGDAVLIAPPLTISNEEIDELVNLFEISLQEVQKELQIIGM, from the coding sequence TTGGAGGAAACTCATTTAATTAAACCTGTATTAGACAAAGAGTACCCTATTATTAGTCATGGTAAAGGTATTTACTTGTACGATACTAAAGGAAAAAAATATTTAGATGGATCATCTGGTGCGATTACTGCAAGTATTGGTCATGGGGTTCAAGAAATTATAGACGTGATGGCAGATCAAGCGAAAAAAGTTTCCTTTGTTTATCGTTCGCAATTTACAAATGAACCTGCCGAACAACTAGCTAAAAAAATGAGTGAGCTAACATCAAGTGATTTTCATTGGTCGTTTTTTGTAAATAGTGGTTCAGAAGCAACCGAAACAGCAATGAAAATAGCCATTCAATACTGGCAGGAGCGCAATATGAAAGGAAAAAATAAAATACTATCTAGATGGATGAGTTACCACGGCATAACCATAGGCGCATTATCTATGTCTGGTCACTTAAAACGGAGGGCTCGATTTATTTCTTTACTTGACGATTTACCGATTATTCCACCTCCTTATTGTTATCGTTGTCCATATCATTCAACATACCCTTCGTGCGAGTTAATGTGTGCGACAGAGCTTGAACGAGTGATAAAACGTATTGGCGCCGAGAACATAGCAGCCTTTATTGCAGAACCGATTATTGGAGCTGCTGCTGGTGCACTTATTCCACCTTCGAATTATTATCAAACGATTAAAGATATTTGTGAAAGAAATAATATTTTATTTATCGCAGATGAAGTAATGACAGGTTTAGGGCGTACTGGAAAAATGTTTGCAATTAACCATTGGAATGTTGAACCTGACATTATCACCTTAGGGAAAGGATTGAGTGGGGGCTATACACCAATAGCATCGACGTTAGTAAGCGATCATGTTATGCAGCCATTTATTAAAGGATCAAAAACAATCATGAGCGGCCATACGTTTAGTGCGAATCCACAATCAGCAGCAGTAGCATTAGCAGTAATTAACTATGTAGAAAAACATAATTTAGTAGTATCAGCTGAAAAAAAGGGATATAGCTTGATGGAGAAATTGGATAAACTACGTCAAAACAACCCAATTATCGGTGATGTTAGGGGGAAAGGTCTGTTAATTGGTGTTGAGTTTGTATCGGACATATTTAGTAAACTACCATTTAAAGAAGAGGTAAATGTAACAGATATTGTTGTGCACAAAGCTCAGGAGAGAGGTTTGCTTGTTTATCCAGCCAACGCTGGAACAGAAGGGGTTGGTGGTGATGCTGTATTAATAGCTCCTCCTTTGACTATTTCTAATGAAGAAATTGATGAACTAGTTAACCTTTTTGAAATATCATTACAAGAAGTGCAAAAAGAATTGCAAATTATAGGGATGTAA
- a CDS encoding aldehyde dehydrogenase family protein: MKKHLLINGDWVKASEYRDLYAPYNGDKLAEVAFANEREINLAIDAADHATKSMAQLTAFQRAQILMKLVELLKGRRHECATIIAKESAKPIKAAIVEVDRTIMTYTFAAEEAKRINGETVPMDAAPGGENRIAFTLRQPLGIIAAITPFNFPMNLVAHKIGPAIAAGNTIILKPASQTPLSSIYLGELLMECGLPPGALNIVTGSGAKIGEKLVTDNRIKAITFTGSPQIGKKIKNQAGLKRVTLELGSNSALLIDKNVNLTDFIGRCVNGSFSFAGQVCISLQRIYIHEEIYDQFVTSFLEETNKLKIGNPLDHTTDISSLISEQDVERSLKWINEAVVAGAQLVIGGQRRANNMLEPTVLLNVPSTEKVSCQEVFAPVVMINKISSMEEGITEVNESKYGLQAGIFTNDLQLALKAADQLEVGGVMINDIPTFRVDHMPYGGVKESGIGKEGIKYAIDEMLETKLVCFRKI; encoded by the coding sequence ATGAAAAAACACCTGCTTATTAACGGAGATTGGGTAAAAGCGAGCGAATATAGAGATCTATATGCCCCGTACAACGGTGATAAGTTAGCTGAGGTAGCGTTTGCAAATGAACGAGAAATAAATCTCGCAATTGATGCAGCTGATCATGCGACTAAGTCAATGGCGCAGCTAACAGCTTTTCAACGTGCACAAATTTTGATGAAACTAGTTGAATTATTAAAGGGTCGCCGTCATGAATGTGCTACGATTATCGCTAAAGAATCAGCAAAGCCTATTAAGGCAGCTATTGTTGAAGTTGACAGGACGATAATGACATATACATTTGCAGCTGAAGAGGCAAAACGGATTAATGGAGAAACAGTACCAATGGATGCCGCTCCAGGGGGAGAGAATCGAATTGCTTTTACGTTGCGTCAACCACTTGGAATTATTGCTGCTATTACCCCTTTTAACTTCCCAATGAATTTAGTAGCTCATAAAATCGGTCCAGCAATTGCAGCTGGAAATACAATTATATTAAAGCCGGCTAGCCAAACACCACTCTCTTCTATCTACTTAGGTGAGCTATTAATGGAATGTGGGCTACCACCAGGTGCACTCAATATAGTGACTGGAAGTGGGGCAAAAATCGGAGAAAAATTAGTGACCGACAATAGAATTAAAGCGATTACTTTTACTGGAAGCCCACAGATTGGAAAAAAAATAAAAAACCAAGCTGGTTTAAAGCGGGTGACTTTGGAGCTTGGCTCGAACTCCGCATTATTAATCGATAAGAACGTTAATTTAACTGACTTCATAGGGAGATGTGTTAATGGCTCTTTCTCCTTTGCTGGTCAGGTATGTATTTCATTACAACGGATTTATATTCATGAAGAAATATATGATCAATTTGTTACGAGTTTTCTAGAAGAAACGAATAAGTTAAAAATTGGAAATCCATTAGATCATACTACTGACATCTCTTCATTAATTTCCGAGCAAGATGTTGAGCGCTCTCTTAAATGGATTAACGAAGCGGTTGTTGCTGGGGCTCAGCTAGTGATTGGTGGCCAGAGAAGAGCTAATAATATGTTAGAACCGACTGTATTGCTTAATGTTCCTTCAACTGAAAAAGTTTCTTGTCAGGAAGTCTTTGCACCTGTTGTTATGATTAATAAAATTTCTTCAATGGAAGAAGGGATAACAGAAGTAAATGAATCTAAGTATGGCTTGCAAGCAGGGATTTTTACGAATGATCTTCAACTAGCCCTTAAGGCAGCTGATCAACTGGAGGTTGGAGGAGTTATGATAAACGACATTCCAACGTTTCGTGTAGACCATATGCCTTATGGTGGTGTTAAAGAGAGTGGAATCGGGAAAGAAGGAATAAAGTATGCAATTGATGAAATGTTAGAAACAAAATTGGTATGCTTTAGAAAAATATAA
- a CDS encoding 3-oxoacid CoA-transferase subunit B, protein MGMGIDVRNRIANRAAEEIKNGMIVNLGIGIPSLVPNHLRQDIHVMFHAENGVLGIGPSPKKGNEDENLCNAAGYPVTVVNGASYCDSAIAFGMIRRGYVDLTILGSLQVSQNGDLANWIIPGKKVPGMGGAMELAQKAQKVIVVMSHADKMGQPKILEKCSLPLTSKSCVHMIITDMAVIHVTKDGLLLSELMAPFSVQDVIDKTGALLHVSDNLQVIP, encoded by the coding sequence ATGGGTATGGGAATAGATGTACGTAATCGAATAGCCAATAGAGCTGCTGAAGAAATAAAGAATGGGATGATTGTGAATTTAGGAATTGGTATACCATCATTAGTTCCAAATCACCTTCGACAAGATATTCATGTCATGTTTCATGCAGAAAACGGAGTGCTTGGAATTGGTCCAAGCCCAAAAAAAGGAAATGAAGATGAGAATCTTTGCAATGCAGCAGGATATCCAGTCACGGTTGTAAACGGTGCTTCTTATTGCGACAGCGCTATTGCATTTGGAATGATTAGACGTGGATATGTAGATTTAACGATTTTAGGTTCGTTACAAGTGAGTCAAAACGGAGATTTGGCCAATTGGATTATACCAGGTAAAAAGGTACCAGGTATGGGCGGGGCGATGGAGCTAGCACAAAAAGCACAAAAAGTTATTGTCGTAATGAGTCATGCAGATAAAATGGGACAACCAAAAATACTTGAAAAATGCTCGTTACCGCTTACTTCAAAAAGCTGTGTTCACATGATCATTACAGATATGGCGGTGATCCATGTAACGAAAGATGGTTTGTTATTATCCGAGTTAATGGCACCGTTCTCAGTTCAAGATGTTATTGATAAAACAGGTGCCTTGCTACATGTAAGTGACAATCTACAAGTAATTCCATAA
- the ablB gene encoding putative beta-lysine N-acetyltransferase has protein sequence MAVKKYFDHIQLKEKTFTAEVTLDYFNKRLKIDDYRGDVGSLLVVINELIQTHSFTKGIVKVRNEHLHIFLQHGFMLEAVFQKMFNGSDAYCMCKYYDDSRYTSNNWIEEDKILTAVQKLEDSDLRPQLPDGYIVRKATHADANHLAKLYATVFEIYPTPLNDPNYITNIINNGTIFFVVEHQAEIVSAASAEINQEYNNAELTDCATLTQHRKFGLMKILLLQLEQELINHNIYCAYSIARALSYGMNAVLKQLGYSYTGRLKNNCYIFDKLEDMNVWVKDLSSN, from the coding sequence TTGGCTGTTAAAAAGTACTTCGATCATATTCAACTAAAGGAAAAGACTTTTACTGCAGAAGTAACATTAGATTATTTCAATAAACGACTAAAAATTGATGACTACCGAGGAGATGTTGGGTCATTACTTGTAGTCATCAATGAATTAATACAAACACATTCTTTTACCAAAGGAATTGTAAAAGTGAGAAATGAGCATTTACATATTTTTTTGCAGCATGGTTTTATGTTAGAGGCAGTTTTTCAAAAAATGTTTAATGGTAGTGATGCGTATTGTATGTGTAAGTATTATGACGATTCTCGATATACAAGTAATAATTGGATAGAAGAAGATAAAATACTTACAGCAGTTCAAAAACTAGAGGATAGTGATCTTCGACCGCAACTACCAGACGGTTATATAGTGAGAAAAGCAACTCATGCTGATGCTAATCACTTAGCAAAGCTTTATGCCACTGTCTTCGAAATATATCCTACGCCATTAAACGATCCGAATTACATAACTAACATCATAAATAACGGAACAATTTTCTTCGTGGTTGAGCATCAAGCTGAAATCGTGAGCGCAGCCTCAGCTGAAATCAATCAAGAGTATAATAATGCAGAATTAACTGATTGCGCAACTTTGACACAGCATCGTAAATTTGGTTTGATGAAAATCCTCCTATTACAATTAGAACAGGAACTAATAAATCACAATATTTATTGTGCTTATTCAATCGCTCGTGCACTTTCATACGGTATGAATGCTGTGCTAAAGCAATTAGGCTACTCGTATACAGGAAGGCTTAAAAATAATTGTTATATATTTGATAAGCTTGAAGATATGAATGTATGGGTGAAAGATTTATCAAGTAATTAA
- a CDS encoding peptidase encodes MHHHKERIHEWISNNQTKATQLLQKVVQEESTQGNEGSAQAVIIEKCRELGLQIDIWEPSISELTTSAYFVSTRKNFINSPNVVAVLKGSGGGRSIILNGHIDVVPEGDHNQWDIDPYSGEVKNGRLYGRGSTDMKGGNIALLLAIDAIKGLGIKLKGDVIFQSVIEEESGGAGTLATLLRGYKADAAIIPEPTNMKIFPKQQGSMWFRLMVKGRAAHGGTRYEGVSAIEKSMSVVTHIEQLEKKRNENINDPLYANIPIPIPINIGKISGGTWPSSVADTVIIEGRMGVAPNESLQAAQAEMKNWLTTLSLQDSWFEHNPVDLEWFGARWVPGTLNLDHELINVLSSKYRLIMNEQAIVEASPWGTDGGLLSQVGDIPTVVFGPGVTEVAHYPNEFVELDKIFQTAEIIALTVLEWCGVIEENIE; translated from the coding sequence ATGCATCATCACAAAGAGCGCATTCATGAATGGATTAGTAATAATCAAACGAAAGCGACACAGTTGTTACAAAAAGTAGTTCAAGAGGAAAGTACTCAAGGAAATGAAGGGTCAGCTCAAGCTGTAATTATTGAAAAATGTCGGGAATTGGGTTTACAGATCGATATATGGGAACCTTCTATAAGTGAATTAACGACTAGTGCATATTTTGTATCAACACGGAAGAACTTCATTAATAGCCCTAACGTTGTTGCTGTATTGAAAGGAAGCGGTGGTGGTCGATCGATTATTTTGAACGGACATATAGATGTTGTTCCAGAAGGTGATCACAACCAGTGGGATATTGACCCCTACAGTGGGGAAGTAAAAAATGGACGATTATATGGTCGAGGCTCTACTGATATGAAAGGTGGAAATATTGCATTATTATTAGCCATAGATGCCATTAAGGGATTAGGTATTAAATTAAAAGGCGATGTGATCTTTCAAAGTGTCATTGAAGAAGAGAGTGGCGGTGCTGGAACGTTAGCTACATTATTAAGAGGGTATAAAGCAGATGCTGCAATTATTCCAGAACCTACAAATATGAAAATATTTCCTAAACAACAAGGATCTATGTGGTTTAGATTAATGGTAAAAGGCAGAGCCGCTCATGGAGGTACTAGGTATGAAGGTGTTAGTGCGATTGAAAAAAGCATGTCTGTTGTTACCCATATTGAACAACTTGAAAAAAAACGCAACGAAAATATAAATGATCCTCTATATGCAAATATCCCAATCCCAATCCCAATAAATATCGGTAAAATCTCAGGAGGAACTTGGCCATCATCAGTAGCTGATACGGTGATTATAGAAGGAAGAATGGGTGTTGCACCGAATGAATCATTACAAGCAGCACAAGCCGAAATGAAAAATTGGCTAACAACCCTATCTTTACAAGATAGTTGGTTTGAACATAACCCAGTTGATTTGGAATGGTTTGGTGCTAGGTGGGTACCTGGAACGCTTAACTTAGACCATGAGTTAATCAATGTATTAAGCTCTAAATATCGTTTAATTATGAATGAACAGGCTATAGTAGAAGCTTCACCTTGGGGAACTGATGGTGGGCTGCTTTCACAAGTTGGCGATATACCAACAGTTGTGTTTGGACCAGGGGTTACAGAGGTTGCTCACTATCCAAACGAGTTTGTTGAATTAGACAAAATATTTCAAACAGCTGAGATTATCGCTCTGACAGTTTTGGAATGGTGTGGTGTCATTGAAGAAAATATTGAGTAG